Proteins encoded together in one Ciona intestinalis chromosome 3, KH, whole genome shotgun sequence window:
- the LOC100186261 gene encoding selenocysteine-specific elongation factor: MIKQIFAEVYLCYNLCLLLTYTMAEILNFNIGMLGHVDSGKTSLAKALSTVASTAAFDKNPQSKERGITLDLGFSSFTVDVPEHLKGSGYEKVQYALVDCPGHASLIKTIIGGAQIIDLMVLVIDVVKGVQTQTAECLVIGEIICNKMLVVLNKVDMLPPEKKQAAIEKMTKRMQKTLENTKFAGCPITTAAANPGGSADVTTHREPEGIENLIQVLGDSTYIPTRSGDGSFLFSVDHCFSIRGQGTVMTGTVLSGKASVNDQVEISSLQMTKKVKSIQMFRKPVDAIKQGDRAGLCVTQFDPKLLERGLVCTPGSLPTLYAAVVSIAKIPYYSGSVATKSKFHVTIGHSTVMAQITIFAQVTTSGENREGSRPLGDAMERLTLQSKTFDFTADYIFRAELSKDKTEKQWALLVFDKPVVCRANSLAIGSKFDTDINANRCRLAFKAEILEAFTAKDYVSSVLPKLKVYKNKSREGTVERVHDDYSVICKGLLKKETNIALFSGLRVELSTGESGVIDGSFGLSGKIKIRLPDGLKPETKVLLGGKGKKSKKKQTETTEPQQANTNQAVSVAMHFKRYIYDPAKRMAQT, from the exons ATGATTAAGCAGATTTTTGCTGAAGTTTATTTGTGTTACAATCTGTGTTTATTGTTGACATACACCATGGCTGAAATACTAAACTTCAATATTGGTATGTTGGGCCATGTAGACAGCGGTAAAACTTCACTGGCGAAAGCTTTAAGCACAGTTGCTTCAACTGCTGCATTTGACAAAAATCCTCAAAGCAA AGAACGTGGGATAACACTGGATCTTGGTTTCTCATCGTTCACAGTAGATGTCCCAGAGCATTTAAAAGGATCTGGTTACGAAAAAGTTCAATATGCATTAGTGGATTGTCCTGGGCATGCATCGCTGATTAAAACTATAATTGGAG GAGCTCAGATTATTGACCTTATGGTTCTTGTGATTGACGTTGTGAAGGGAGTCCAAACACAAACAGCTGAGTGTCTTGTCATCGGTGAAATTATCTGCAACAAAATGTTGGTTGTGCTAAATAAAGTTGACATGCTGCCACCAGAGaaaaaacaa gCAGCTATTGAAAAGATGACAAAGCGCATGCAGAAAACATTGGAAAACACAAAGTTTGCAGGTTGTCCTATCACCACAGCTGCAGCCAACCCAGGTGGATCAGCTGATGTTACCACACATAGGGAACCTGAAGGAATTGAAAATCTCATACAA GTATTGGGTGATAGCACTTACATTCCAACTCGATCTGGTGATGGTTCTTTCCTCTTCAGTGTTGACCATTGTTTTTCCATTCGCGGACAAGGGACAGTGATGACCGGGACAGTTTTAAGCGGAAAAGCTTCTGTAAATGATCAAGTAGAAATATCAAGTTTGCAG ATGACAAAGAAAGTCAAGTCAATTCAAATGTTCCGTAAACCGGTTGACGCAATTAAGCAGGGTGATCGGGCAGGGTTGTGTGTCACCCAGTTTGACCCCAAACTCCTTGAACGGGGTTTGGTTTGTACCCCTGGTAGCTTACCCACGCTATACGCTGCGGTCGTCAGCATAGCTAAGATACCATACTACAGTGGATCAGTTGCAACTAAATCAAAGTTTCACGTCACCATTGGCCATTCCACAGTCATGGCTCAAATTACAATATTTGCTCAAGTGACCACAAGTGGTGAAAATAGGGAAGGAAGCCGTCCACTAGGAGATGCTATGGAGCGACTGACTCTTCAAAGCAAGACTTTTGATTTCACAGCAGATTACATTTTTCGAGCCGAGCTATCCAA GGATAAAACTGAGAAACAGTGGGCATTACTTGTGTTCGACAAACCAGTGGTTTGTAGAGCAAACAGCCTAGCAATCGGCTCCAAGTTTGACACGGATATAAACGCCAACAGATGCAG ATTGGCTTTTAAGGCGGAAATATTGGAAGCATTCACTGCCAAAGACTACGTGTCATCTGTTTTACCAAAGctaaaagtttacaaaaacaaatctcGGGAAGGAACTGTGGAAAGG GTGCATGACGACTACAGCGTGATATGTAAAGGCCTTTTGAAAAAAGAGACGAACATCGCTCTATTTTCCGGTCTCCGGGTTGAACTTTCGACCGGAGAAAGCGGAGTCATCGACGGTTCGTTCGGACTCAGcgggaaaataaaaatcagATTGCCCG ACGGTTTAAAGCCGGAGACAAAAGTTCTGCTCGGCGGAAAAGGGAAAAAGTCGAAGAAGAAACAGACTGAAACAACAGAACCTCAGCAGGCCAACACCAATCAAGCTGTGAGTGTTGCCATGCATTTCAAGAGATACATTTACGACCCTGCGAAAAGAATGGCGCAAACGTGA
- the LOC100183889 gene encoding ubiquitin-conjugating enzyme E2Q-like protein CG4502 produces MPNTIRRFARLIVKRLRRVTSSTSSPPVGRAVGDSNHEQQDIQDGVETENFNVAEIQNHASFDDVNAKSPSSSCVHLKLEECSSAEDSSENEKEDAIRESEEEEAAEDLDTMRSLRIEDALNESRKMQDALETRPKTVNGRRLMKEFRFLRKASEDSEGAFEVFPYSEDGEGNDLSEWDIRYYKFDESSHLWRSMQDHGIDCVRFRISFPADFPFSPPFVRLVSPYIENGFVMNGGAICLEVLTAQGWSSAYTVEALLVQVAAALAHGGAVVSKHQKRKQHKLTKKRAEAEFQRIVKIHSKYGWVKLDKEEG; encoded by the exons ATGCCGAACACGATTAGAAGATTTGCCCGACTGATTGTCAAGCGGCTACgtcgtgtgacgtcatcaacatcCTCCCCACCGGTTGGACGGGCGGTCGGTGATTCAAATCATGAACAACAAGATATTCAAGATGGCGTCGAAACAGAGAATTTCAACGTCGCCGAAATTCAAA ATCATGCGTCATTCGATGACGTCAACGCAAAGTCCCCGTCGTCAAGTTGCGTGCATCTAAAATTGGAAGAATGCTCGTCAGCGGAAGACTCGTCGGAGAACGAAAAGGAAGATGCGATCCGGGAGAGCGAGGAGGAGGAGGCAGCGGAGGACCTGGATACGATGCGAAGCCTCCGGATCGAGGATGCTCTAAACGAATCACGGAAGATGCAGGACGCCCTGGAAACTCGACCGAAAACG GTCAACGGTCGTCGCCTAATGAAGGAATTTCGCTTTTTGAGGAAGGCGAGCGAAGATAGCGAAGGCGCATTTGAAGTGTTTCCTTATTCTGAAGACGGAGAAGGCAACGACTTGAGCGAATGGGACATCAGGTACTACAAGTTTGACGAGTCCTCGCATCTCTGGCGCTCCATGCAAGACCATGGAATCGACTGTGTCCGCTTCCGTATTTCGTTTCCCGCGGATTTTCCATTCTCCCCACCCTTTGTACGGCTGGTCAGTCCATACATTGAGAACGGGTTCGTGATGAACGGCGGCGCCATTTGCTTGGAAGTGCTGACTGCACAGGGCTGGTCTAGCGCCTACACAGTCGAGGCGCTGCTTGTTCAAGTCGCAGCCGCTTTAGCTCACGGGGGAGCTGTCGTGAGCAAGCACCAGAAACGAAAACAGCACAAACTAACGAAAAAACGAGCCGAGGCCGAGTTCCAGCGTATTGTAAAGATACATAGCAAATATGGATGGGTCAAACTCGATAAAGAAGAAGGTTAA